The following proteins are encoded in a genomic region of Populus nigra chromosome 16, ddPopNigr1.1, whole genome shotgun sequence:
- the LOC133675678 gene encoding transcription factor MYB3-like has protein sequence MRKPCCDKQYTNKGAWSQQEDQKLIDYIQKHGEGCWRSLPQAAGLLRCGKSCRLRWRNYLRPDLKRDGFGEDEEDLIIRLHTLLGNRWSLIAGRLPGRTDNEVKNYWNSHIRKKLESSHRNIGFTRLRAEISSAARSKRQANVPETQVLDSNGGKPEPSNKSSSDINLDLTLSIPSKKLESSDEN, from the exons ATGAGGAAGCCTTGCTGTGACAAGCAATACACAAACAAGGGAGCATGGTCCCAGCAAGAAGACCAGAAGCTCATTGATTACATACAGAAGCACGGTGAGGGTTGTTGGCGCTCGCTTCCTCAGGCTGCTG GGTTGCTTCGTTGTGGCAAAAGTTGTCGGCTGAGATGGAGAAACTATTTGAGGCCTGACCTGAAAAGAGATGGATTTGGAGAAGATGAAGAGGATTTGATCATCAGGCTCCATACACTGCTTGGCAACCG GTGGTCCTTGATAGCTGGAAGATTACCCGGACGTACAGACAATGAGGTGAAGAACTATTGGAATTCTCATATAAGGAAGAAGCTGGAATCATCCCATCGCAATATTGGATTCACCAGATTGAGAGCAGAAATATCATCAGCTGCTAGGTCAAAGAGGCAGGCTAATGTTCCGGAGACTCAGGTCTTAGATTCTAATGGTGGCAAGCCTGAGCCCAGCAACAAGAGTTCGTCTGACATAAACCTTGATCTGACTCTAAGCATTCCttcaaaaaaacttgagtcaagcGATGAAAATTAA
- the LOC133675337 gene encoding protein MOTHER of FT and TFL1, whose product MAASVDPLVVGRVIGDVVDMFVPAVKMSVYYGSKHVSNGCDIKPSLSVDPPKVTISGHSDELYTLVMTDPDAPSPSEPRMREWVHWIVADIPGGTNPTRGKEILSYVGPRPPVGIHRYILVLFQQKMPLGSMVEPPQNRSHFNTRLYAAHLDLGLPVATVYFNAQKEPANKRR is encoded by the exons ATGGCTGCCTCTGTTGATCCTCTTGTTGTTGGTCGTGTTATTGGTGATGTGGTTGATATGTTTGTCCCTGCTGTAAAAATGTCTGTTTATTATGGATCAAAGCATGTTAGCAATGGGTGTGATATTAAGCCTTCTTTGTCCGTGGACCCTCCCAAAGTGACCATTTCTGGCCATTCTGACGAGCTGTACACTCTG GTGATGACTGATCCTGATGCACCCAGCCCTAGTGAACCCAGAATGCGAGAGTGGGTTCATTG GATCGTTGCGGACATTCCTGGGGGCACAAACCCTACTCGAG GGAAAGAGATCCTTTCCTATGTTGGGCCTCGTCCGCCGGTGGGAATTCATCGCTACATACTGGTGCTTTTCCAGCAGAAGATGCCGCTGGGGAGCATGGTGGAACCACCGCAGAACCGTTCTCATTTCAACACTCGACTCTATGCTGCTCATTTGGACCTGGGCCTGCCTGTTGCCACCGTCTACTTCAATGCTCAGAAGGAGCCAGCCAATAAGAGGCGCTAA